A single Cryomorphaceae bacterium DNA region contains:
- the rpmJ gene encoding 50S ribosomal protein L36 — protein sequence MKVRASLKKRSADCKIVRRKGRLYVINKKNPKFKQRQG from the coding sequence ATGAAGGTAAGAGCGTCACTAAAGAAGAGAAGTGCTGACTGCAAGATCGTACGTCGTAAAGGTCGTTTGTACGTCATCAACAAGAAGAATCCAAAATTTAAGCAACGTCAGGGGTAA
- the secY gene encoding preprotein translocase subunit SecY: protein MKKFIETINNIWKIEELRNRILTTLGFLLVYRLGSYVVLPGIDPAQLEALQQQASTGLLGLLNLFTGGAFAQASILALGIMPYISASIVIQLMGLAVPYLQKLQKEGESGRRKVNQITRYLTILITAAQAPGYIANLQTQLPETAFLLSPGTFWFSSMVLLISGTIFTMWLGEKITDRGIGNGISLIIMIGIIASLPQSFVQEFVSRLESTGGGLVVLLVEIVILLVVILASVALVQGVRRVPVQYAKQVVGNKQYGGGVRQYLPLKVNAAGVMPIIFAQAIMFVPITLAGFTGTEANWFITEFTNFQGFWYNFVFALMIIIFTYFYTAITVNTNQMADDMKRNGGFIPGVKPGKSTADFLDTVMSRITLPGSIFLALIAILPAFAMQAGVNQQFSQFYGGTSLLIMVGVVLDTLQQIESYLLNRHYDGLMKTGRLKGRATGASI from the coding sequence ATGAAGAAGTTTATAGAGACCATTAACAACATCTGGAAGATTGAGGAACTCAGAAATAGGATTCTGACGACCCTAGGTTTTCTATTGGTTTACCGCTTGGGATCATATGTGGTCCTTCCAGGTATTGACCCAGCGCAGTTAGAAGCTCTTCAACAGCAGGCTTCTACTGGTTTGCTTGGGCTTCTGAACCTCTTTACTGGAGGAGCGTTTGCGCAGGCCTCGATTTTGGCCTTGGGTATCATGCCTTACATTTCTGCATCGATTGTGATTCAGTTGATGGGCTTGGCAGTACCATATTTGCAAAAGCTCCAGAAGGAAGGAGAGAGCGGACGTCGTAAGGTTAACCAAATCACTCGTTATTTGACGATTTTAATCACGGCTGCCCAAGCTCCGGGTTACATTGCAAACTTGCAGACTCAATTACCTGAGACCGCGTTTTTGTTGAGCCCAGGCACATTCTGGTTCAGCAGTATGGTTCTTCTTATTAGTGGTACCATCTTTACTATGTGGTTGGGAGAGAAGATTACGGATCGTGGAATTGGAAATGGAATCTCGTTGATTATCATGATTGGTATCATTGCGAGCTTGCCTCAGTCTTTCGTTCAAGAATTTGTTTCGCGATTGGAAAGCACAGGTGGAGGTTTAGTAGTCTTACTAGTTGAGATCGTGATCCTTCTTGTAGTTATTCTTGCTTCTGTAGCGTTGGTTCAAGGTGTTCGCCGTGTACCCGTTCAATATGCTAAGCAGGTTGTTGGAAACAAACAATACGGAGGTGGTGTACGCCAGTACTTGCCATTGAAGGTAAATGCGGCGGGAGTAATGCCAATCATCTTCGCGCAAGCCATCATGTTTGTACCCATTACCTTGGCCGGTTTTACGGGAACGGAAGCGAACTGGTTCATTACTGAGTTCACCAATTTTCAGGGATTCTGGTACAATTTTGTCTTCGCTTTGATGATTATCATCTTCACTTATTTCTATACGGCTATTACGGTTAATACGAACCAAATGGCGGATGATATGAAACGCAATGGAGGATTTATCCCAGGTGTTAAGCCCGGTAAGAGTACAGCGGACTTCTTGGATACGGTAATGTCGCGTATTACGCTACCAGGATCTATCTTCCTCGCCTTGATCGCCATTCTTCCCGCATTTGCTATGCAGGCAGGAGTGAATCAGCAGTTCTCCCAGTTCTATGGAGGAACCTCCTTGTTGATTATGGTAGGGGTAGTGCTAGATACGTTACAACAAATTGAATCATATCTCCTGAATCGCCATTATGACGGTCTTATGAAAACGGGCCGTTTGAAGGGAAGAGCAACGGGAGCGTCAATCTAA
- the rplR gene encoding 50S ribosomal protein L18, protein MALTKSERRQRIKMRVRKKVAGTPDRPRLSVFRSNKEIYVQLINDLTGETLVSASSREKDVKAEGTKSEVAREVGKVVAAKAIEKGITECSFDRNGYLYHGRVKHLAEGAREGGLKF, encoded by the coding sequence ATGGCATTGACAAAATCCGAAAGAAGACAGCGTATTAAAATGCGCGTTCGCAAGAAGGTAGCGGGTACCCCTGATCGTCCTAGACTTTCAGTTTTCCGCTCGAACAAAGAAATCTACGTTCAGTTGATCAACGATCTAACGGGAGAGACGCTTGTAAGCGCCTCATCACGGGAGAAGGATGTAAAGGCTGAAGGTACCAAAAGCGAAGTCGCACGTGAAGTAGGAAAAGTGGTTGCGGCTAAGGCAATTGAGAAAGGAATTACGGAGTGTAGCTTCGATCGTAACGGGTACTTGTATCACGGGCGAGTTAAGCATTTGGCTGAAGGAGCTCGTGAAGGCGGCTTAAAATTTTAA
- the rpsK gene encoding 30S ribosomal protein S11, producing MAKTTKKVKKNKVKVDAIGEAHISASFNNIIISLTNKTGQVISWSSAGKMGFRGSKKNTPYAAQVAAEDCAGRASEAGLKKVKVYVKGPGNGRESAIRAIHNSGIDVTEIVDVTPLPHNGCRPPKRRRV from the coding sequence ATGGCAAAGACGACGAAAAAAGTAAAGAAGAACAAAGTAAAGGTTGATGCAATCGGTGAGGCACACATCAGTGCTTCATTCAACAACATCATCATTTCTTTGACTAACAAAACAGGTCAAGTAATTTCTTGGTCATCTGCCGGAAAAATGGGTTTCCGTGGGTCTAAGAAAAACACACCTTACGCGGCTCAGGTAGCTGCTGAAGATTGTGCAGGACGCGCGAGCGAAGCCGGTCTTAAGAAGGTTAAAGTTTACGTTAAAGGACCAGGAAACGGAAGAGAAAGCGCGATTCGCGCAATTCACAATTCCGGAATTGATGTAACCGAGATCGTTGACGTTACTCCGTTGCCACACAACGGATGTCGTCCACCGAAACGTCGTCGTGTATAA
- the rpsS gene encoding 30S ribosomal protein S19, which yields MARSLKKGPYVHYKLERKVMAQAEGGKKGVIKTWSRASMITPDFVGMTIAVHNGRQFVPVYVTENMVGHKLGEFALTRTYRGHGGNKKDKGKR from the coding sequence ATGGCAAGATCACTCAAAAAAGGACCATACGTACACTATAAGCTCGAGCGCAAAGTAATGGCTCAAGCGGAAGGTGGAAAGAAAGGGGTTATTAAGACCTGGTCACGCGCTTCTATGATCACTCCTGACTTCGTTGGAATGACTATCGCAGTGCACAACGGACGCCAGTTTGTACCGGTGTACGTAACGGAAAACATGGTAGGGCACAAGCTCGGAGAGTTTGCTTTGACCCGCACGTACCGTGGCCACGGAGGAAATAAAAAAGATAAGGGTAAGCGATAA
- the rplV gene encoding 50S ribosomal protein L22: MGSRKHNVAEARKEANKNIAFAKLRNCPTSPRKMRLVADMIRGIDADKALFMLKYSNKEASQSMEKLLQSAIANWEQKFDETFDVDSGLYIKEVYVDSARMLKRLQTAPQGRAHRIRKRSNHVTMVLDTRNNTED; this comes from the coding sequence ATGGGTTCAAGAAAACACAATGTCGCCGAGGCACGCAAGGAAGCAAACAAGAATATTGCTTTCGCCAAGTTGCGAAACTGTCCAACCTCACCACGCAAAATGCGTCTGGTAGCTGATATGATTCGTGGAATTGACGCTGATAAAGCTCTTTTCATGTTGAAGTACAGCAACAAAGAAGCTTCTCAAAGCATGGAGAAGTTGTTGCAAAGCGCAATTGCGAACTGGGAGCAGAAGTTTGATGAGACTTTTGATGTTGATTCAGGTTTGTACATCAAAGAAGTATATGTGGACAGCGCACGTATGCTTAAGCGCCTTCAAACTGCACCTCAAGGACGTGCACACAGAATCCGTAAGCGTTCGAACCACGTAACGATGGTATTGGATACGCGTAACAACACTGAAGACTAA
- the rplF gene encoding 50S ribosomal protein L6, with translation MSRIGKNPIEIPQGAEIKIDGQMVTVKGPKGELSHEINEGISVSMEDGILEVKRANDSKDLRALHGTNRALLSNMIQGVTTGFTKSLELVGVGYRASNQGQKLDLSLGFSHNIVFEIPAEVKLETKSEKGQNPQVILSSHDNQLLGMVAAKIRAFRKPEPYKGKGVRFTGEHIRRKAGKAAG, from the coding sequence ATGTCACGAATTGGAAAGAATCCGATTGAAATTCCACAGGGAGCGGAAATTAAAATCGATGGCCAGATGGTCACGGTAAAGGGCCCCAAAGGAGAATTGTCTCACGAGATCAACGAGGGAATCTCCGTAAGTATGGAAGACGGAATCTTGGAAGTAAAACGCGCTAATGATTCTAAAGATCTGCGTGCACTTCACGGAACAAACCGCGCCTTGCTCAGCAATATGATTCAAGGGGTTACCACAGGATTCACGAAGTCATTAGAGTTGGTTGGAGTAGGATATCGTGCTTCAAATCAAGGACAGAAATTGGATCTGTCTTTGGGTTTCAGCCACAACATTGTGTTTGAAATTCCAGCGGAAGTGAAATTGGAGACGAAGTCTGAGAAGGGACAGAACCCACAAGTTATTTTGAGTTCTCATGACAATCAACTTTTGGGAATGGTCGCGGCTAAGATTCGCGCATTCCGCAAGCCTGAGCCTTACAAAGGAAAGGGTGTTCGATTTACAGGAGAGCATATTCGTCGTAAAGCAGGTAAAGCTGCAGGTTAA
- the rpmC gene encoding 50S ribosomal protein L29, protein MKQSVIIEMSTAELIERIGEEQNKLADMRMSHAVSQLENPMELRQLRKTIARLNTELTKRNAEQASN, encoded by the coding sequence ATGAAACAATCAGTAATCATTGAAATGTCTACAGCCGAGTTGATCGAACGCATCGGTGAAGAACAAAACAAATTGGCGGATATGCGCATGAGTCATGCTGTATCGCAGTTGGAAAACCCAATGGAATTGCGCCAGTTGAGAAAAACAATTGCCCGTTTGAACACGGAGTTGACGAAGAGAAACGCAGAACAAGCGTCAAACTAA
- the infA gene encoding translation initiation factor IF-1 → MAKQAAIEQDGTIVEALSNAMFRVELENGHVVTAHISGKMRMHYIKLLPGDKVKLEMSPYDLTKARITYRY, encoded by the coding sequence ATGGCCAAACAAGCGGCAATAGAGCAGGACGGAACCATCGTAGAAGCATTATCAAATGCTATGTTTCGAGTAGAACTTGAAAACGGACACGTGGTTACGGCGCACATTTCGGGAAAAATGCGGATGCATTACATCAAATTGCTTCCGGGTGATAAAGTAAAACTCGAGATGTCTCCTTACGATTTGACCAAGGCCAGAATTACATATCGATACTAA
- the rpsC gene encoding 30S ribosomal protein S3 — translation MGQKTNPIGNRLGIIRGWESNWYGGDNYGDKLAEDKKVRNYLYARLSKASVSRIIIERTLKLVTVTITTARPGIIIGKGGQEVDKLKEELKKLTGKEVQINIFEIKRPELDAFLVASSIARQIEGRISYRRATKMAIAAAMRMGAEGIKIQISGRLNGAEMARTEMFKDGRTPLHTFRADIDYALVEAHTTYGRLGVKVWIMKGEVYGKRDLSNVLGQKAGKSPQGGGGGRRPGARRRKK, via the coding sequence ATGGGACAAAAGACCAATCCAATCGGAAACAGACTTGGAATCATCCGCGGATGGGAATCCAACTGGTACGGAGGAGATAACTACGGTGATAAATTAGCTGAAGACAAAAAGGTACGTAACTACCTCTACGCACGTCTTTCGAAAGCTAGTGTTTCTCGAATCATCATCGAGAGAACCTTGAAGCTGGTAACAGTTACAATCACTACTGCGCGTCCAGGTATCATCATTGGTAAAGGAGGACAGGAAGTCGATAAACTGAAGGAAGAGTTGAAAAAACTCACTGGTAAAGAGGTTCAAATCAACATTTTCGAGATTAAACGACCAGAACTAGATGCATTCTTAGTCGCATCGAGTATTGCTCGTCAGATCGAAGGGCGAATCTCTTACCGTCGTGCTACCAAAATGGCAATTGCTGCGGCAATGCGCATGGGAGCTGAAGGAATCAAGATCCAAATCAGCGGACGTTTGAATGGAGCGGAGATGGCTCGTACAGAGATGTTCAAGGATGGACGTACACCACTTCACACCTTCCGTGCAGATATCGATTATGCTTTGGTTGAAGCGCACACTACCTACGGACGTTTGGGAGTGAAGGTATGGATCATGAAAGGAGAGGTTTACGGAAAGCGTGACTTGTCTAATGTATTGGGTCAGAAGGCTGGAAAATCACCACAAGGTGGTGGCGGAGGTCGTCGTCCTGGAGCAAGAAGAAGAAAGAAGTAA
- the rplP gene encoding 50S ribosomal protein L16: MLQPKRTKFRRVQKGRMKGNAQRGNQLAFGTFGIKALESTWMTSRQIEAARIAATRYMKREGQLWIRVFPDKPITKKPAEVRMGKGKGAPEYWAAVVKPGRVLFELDGVPADVAKEALRLAAQKLPITTKFVVRRDFTGQ, encoded by the coding sequence ATGTTACAGCCGAAAAGAACAAAATTCCGTCGCGTACAGAAAGGCCGAATGAAAGGGAACGCTCAACGCGGAAACCAATTGGCATTCGGAACTTTTGGAATTAAAGCTTTGGAATCGACTTGGATGACTTCAAGACAAATTGAAGCAGCTCGTATCGCCGCTACGCGTTACATGAAGCGTGAAGGTCAATTGTGGATCCGTGTGTTCCCCGATAAGCCAATTACCAAGAAGCCAGCCGAAGTACGGATGGGTAAGGGTAAAGGAGCGCCAGAATATTGGGCTGCTGTCGTTAAGCCAGGTCGAGTTCTCTTTGAATTGGACGGAGTACCTGCAGATGTTGCTAAAGAAGCACTTCGTTTGGCTGCTCAGAAATTGCCAATCACGACCAAATTTGTTGTACGCCGCGACTTTACCGGTCAATAA
- the rpsE gene encoding 30S ribosomal protein S5 translates to MLTEYKNVERVKPTGIELKDRLVGIQRVTKVTKGGRTFGFSAIVVVGDENGVVGIGLGKSKEVSEAITKGIEDAKKNLVRIPLVKGTIPHAQDGKFGGARVFIRPAANGTGVIAGGAMRAVLEAVGVHDVLAKSKGSSNPHNAVKATMDALLNLRDANAVAAQRGVSVSKVFNG, encoded by the coding sequence ATGTTAACAGAATACAAAAACGTCGAGCGCGTAAAACCTACCGGAATCGAGTTGAAAGACCGCTTGGTTGGTATCCAGCGTGTAACCAAGGTGACCAAGGGTGGTCGTACTTTTGGCTTCTCTGCAATTGTTGTTGTAGGAGACGAGAACGGTGTTGTAGGTATCGGTTTAGGTAAGTCAAAGGAAGTTTCTGAGGCGATTACCAAAGGAATCGAAGACGCTAAGAAAAACTTGGTTCGTATTCCACTAGTGAAAGGAACTATTCCTCACGCTCAGGACGGTAAATTCGGGGGTGCTCGAGTGTTCATCCGTCCAGCTGCGAATGGTACAGGAGTAATTGCCGGTGGAGCAATGCGCGCCGTATTGGAAGCTGTAGGAGTGCATGATGTACTTGCAAAGTCTAAGGGCTCATCAAACCCACATAACGCTGTTAAAGCGACTATGGATGCTTTGTTGAACCTTCGCGATGCAAATGCAGTAGCGGCTCAACGCGGCGTTTCTGTAAGCAAAGTATTTAACGGATAA
- the rpsM gene encoding 30S ribosomal protein S13 has translation MARIAGVDLPRNKRGVISLTYIFGIGLSRSEEILEKAEVDIHTKVEDWSDDQLARIRNIISEEYKVEGELRSEVQMNIKRLMDIGCNRGIRHRAGLPLRGQRTKNNSRTRKGKRKTVANKKKVTK, from the coding sequence ATGGCACGTATTGCAGGGGTTGATTTGCCCAGAAACAAAAGAGGAGTAATTAGTTTGACCTACATTTTCGGAATAGGTCTGAGCCGCTCTGAAGAGATCTTGGAGAAAGCGGAGGTGGACATTCACACCAAAGTAGAAGATTGGTCTGATGATCAATTGGCACGTATTCGCAATATCATCTCTGAGGAATACAAAGTTGAAGGAGAATTGCGCTCAGAGGTTCAAATGAACATCAAGCGCCTCATGGATATTGGTTGTAATCGAGGAATCCGTCATCGTGCGGGCTTGCCTCTCCGTGGCCAGCGTACAAAGAACAACTCTCGTACGCGTAAAGGAAAACGTAAAACGGTTGCTAACAAGAAGAAAGTAACCAAATAA
- the rpsD gene encoding 30S ribosomal protein S4, which produces MARYRGPKTKIARRFGEAIFGPDRSFEKRNYPPGQHGVNKRRGKKSEYAIQLMEKQKAKYTYGLLERQFSNMFKKASRSKGVTGEVLLQLCESRLDNVVFRMGIANSRRQARQLVSHRHITVNGEIASIPSMNMSAGDVVGVREKSKSMVVIQDSLRDNRAGQYEWIEWNGETMEGKYLAIPERQQIPENIKEQLIVELYSK; this is translated from the coding sequence ATGGCAAGATATAGAGGACCAAAGACTAAAATTGCACGCCGCTTTGGAGAGGCAATTTTCGGACCCGATCGTTCTTTCGAGAAGAGAAACTACCCTCCTGGGCAGCACGGTGTAAACAAGCGTCGTGGTAAGAAAAGTGAGTACGCTATTCAGTTGATGGAAAAGCAGAAAGCAAAATATACTTATGGACTATTGGAGCGTCAGTTCTCAAACATGTTTAAGAAGGCATCACGAAGCAAAGGGGTAACCGGTGAGGTTCTTTTGCAGTTGTGCGAATCACGTTTGGACAATGTAGTCTTCCGCATGGGTATTGCAAACTCTCGTCGTCAAGCGCGTCAGCTTGTATCACACCGTCACATTACGGTGAACGGAGAAATTGCAAGTATTCCATCAATGAATATGAGCGCGGGCGATGTTGTAGGTGTTCGTGAGAAGAGCAAGAGCATGGTAGTTATCCAAGACTCATTGCGCGACAACCGTGCTGGTCAGTACGAATGGATCGAGTGGAATGGCGAAACGATGGAAGGAAAGTACTTGGCTATTCCAGAGCGTCAACAAATCCCTGAAAACATCAAGGAGCAGTTGATCGTCGAATTGTACTCGAAGTAA
- the rpsH gene encoding 30S ribosomal protein S8, which translates to MTDPIADFLTRMRNALMAGHKVVDVPSSKIKVEIAKILKDQGYIRDYKIEEDNKQGVLKVALKYNAKTKLPAIKKLQRVSSPGLRQYSNAQDMPRVLNGLGIAIVSTSSGVMTDKKARQENVGGEVLCYVY; encoded by the coding sequence ATGACAGATCCAATTGCAGATTTTTTGACTCGTATGCGCAATGCGCTTATGGCTGGTCATAAAGTAGTAGATGTTCCTTCATCAAAGATCAAAGTAGAAATCGCTAAGATTTTGAAAGATCAAGGTTACATCCGCGATTACAAGATTGAAGAAGATAACAAACAAGGAGTCTTGAAAGTGGCCTTGAAATACAATGCGAAGACAAAGCTTCCAGCCATCAAGAAGCTTCAGCGTGTAAGTAGCCCAGGACTTCGACAGTACAGCAACGCACAGGACATGCCTCGCGTATTGAATGGGTTGGGTATTGCCATTGTTTCTACTTCGAGTGGAGTAATGACAGATAAAAAGGCTCGCCAAGAAAACGTGGGCGGCGAAGTACTCTGTTACGTTTATTAA
- the rplB gene encoding 50S ribosomal protein L2 has product MAVKRLRPTTPGQRFRFANNFENVTTDKPEKSLTKGKTKSGGRNNTGKMTMRYVGGGHKRRYRAIDFKRDKFEVPGKVASIEYDPNRSARIALINYADGEKRYILAPNGLNVGDEVQAGKGAPVNVGNALYLSDIPLGTIIHNIELRPGQGGMMARSAGTYAQLAAREGRFAVLKMPSGETRMILVTCLATIGVVSNSDHALERLGKAGRKRWLGRRPRTRGVAMNPVDHPMGGGEGRQSGGHPRSRNGVPAKGFKTRAKKKASNRYIIERRKK; this is encoded by the coding sequence ATGGCTGTAAAGAGACTCAGACCGACTACTCCAGGGCAGCGTTTTCGTTTCGCGAATAACTTCGAGAACGTAACCACAGACAAGCCCGAGAAGAGCCTGACAAAAGGTAAGACTAAGTCCGGTGGTCGTAACAATACGGGTAAAATGACCATGCGCTATGTAGGTGGTGGTCACAAGCGTCGTTACCGTGCTATTGATTTCAAGCGCGACAAGTTTGAAGTGCCTGGAAAAGTGGCATCTATCGAGTACGATCCAAACCGGAGTGCGCGTATTGCTTTGATTAACTACGCAGATGGTGAGAAGCGATATATTTTGGCTCCAAACGGATTGAACGTCGGAGACGAAGTGCAAGCAGGTAAAGGAGCTCCAGTAAATGTTGGAAACGCATTGTACTTGAGTGACATTCCATTAGGTACGATCATCCACAACATCGAATTGCGTCCTGGTCAGGGAGGTATGATGGCTCGAAGTGCGGGTACCTATGCGCAGCTTGCTGCTCGTGAGGGACGTTTTGCTGTTTTGAAGATGCCTTCAGGAGAGACTCGAATGATCTTGGTTACGTGTTTGGCGACTATTGGAGTTGTATCGAACAGTGATCACGCTCTTGAGCGTCTTGGAAAAGCTGGTCGTAAGCGTTGGTTGGGTCGTCGTCCACGTACTCGTGGTGTGGCTATGAACCCGGTTGATCACCCAATGGGTGGTGGTGAAGGACGTCAGTCTGGAGGTCACCCACGTTCAAGAAATGGGGTGCCAGCTAAAGGGTTTAAGACTCGCGCTAAGAAAAAGGCTAGTAACCGTTACATCATTGAACGAAGAAAGAAATAA
- the rplO gene encoding 50S ribosomal protein L15, which translates to MDLSNLQPAKGSVKKGNRVGRGEGSKKGGTSGRGHKGAKSRSGYSKKQGFEGGQMPLQRRVPKFGFKNPNRVEYVAINLDTLQRLVDDKKVSDTINMETFIKNGFASKNDRIKILGRGELSAKLNITVHKVSATAKAAIEGNGGSVDLI; encoded by the coding sequence ATGGATTTAAGTAATCTGCAACCTGCGAAAGGATCAGTAAAAAAGGGAAACCGAGTAGGCCGCGGAGAGGGAAGCAAGAAAGGCGGAACTTCCGGACGTGGTCACAAAGGAGCGAAATCTCGTTCTGGTTACTCTAAGAAACAAGGATTTGAAGGTGGTCAAATGCCTCTTCAGCGTCGTGTACCAAAGTTTGGTTTCAAAAATCCAAATCGCGTTGAGTACGTAGCGATTAATCTGGATACGCTTCAAAGATTGGTGGATGACAAGAAAGTTTCTGACACGATCAACATGGAAACATTCATCAAGAATGGTTTTGCCAGCAAAAATGATCGTATCAAGATTCTTGGTCGTGGTGAGTTAAGTGCAAAATTGAACATCACCGTTCACAAAGTTTCAGCTACAGCTAAAGCTGCGATTGAAGGTAATGGTGGATCTGTAGACTTGATCTAA
- the rpsQ gene encoding 30S ribosomal protein S17: METTRNLRKERIGIVTSNKMDKSAVVMIERKVKHPMYGKFVKKTSKFMVHDEKNDCNIGDTVRIMETRPLSKNKNWRLVEIIERAK; encoded by the coding sequence ATGGAAACGACAAGAAATCTAAGAAAAGAGCGTATCGGCATTGTAACCAGCAACAAGATGGATAAGTCTGCTGTGGTTATGATCGAGCGCAAAGTGAAGCACCCTATGTACGGGAAGTTTGTCAAGAAAACTTCAAAGTTTATGGTGCATGATGAAAAGAATGATTGCAACATCGGTGATACAGTTCGCATTATGGAAACACGTCCATTGAGCAAGAACAAGAACTGGCGCCTGGTGGAAATTATTGAAAGAGCTAAATAA
- a CDS encoding DNA-directed RNA polymerase subunit alpha encodes MAILNFQKPDKVIMNTSTETEGQFEFRPLEPGYGLTIGNALRRVLLSSLEGFAFTSVRIEGVDHEFSTIKGVVEDVTEIILNLKQVRLKKQIEGVENETVHVSISGQETLTAGDLQKFTSGFQVLNTDLVLATMDKSVKIDMELTIEKGRGYVPAEENKKSNAALGTIFMDSIYTPIKNVRYSIENYRVEQKTDFEKLLIEIETDGSLHPKEALTDAAKILIQHFMLFSDDKFTFEDEETTGAEEYDEESLHMRQLLKTKLVDLDLSVRALNCLKAAEVETLGELVTYTKSDLMKFRNFGKKSLTELDELVQSKGLEFGMDVAKYKLNKD; translated from the coding sequence ATGGCAATCCTCAATTTTCAGAAGCCAGATAAAGTAATCATGAATACCTCCACTGAAACGGAGGGACAGTTCGAATTCCGCCCGTTGGAGCCAGGATATGGTTTGACCATCGGAAACGCACTTCGTCGTGTGCTCTTGAGCAGCCTAGAGGGTTTCGCTTTCACGAGCGTTCGCATCGAAGGGGTGGATCACGAATTCTCGACCATCAAAGGAGTGGTAGAGGATGTAACTGAGATCATTTTGAACCTCAAGCAAGTTCGCTTGAAGAAGCAAATTGAAGGTGTTGAGAATGAAACCGTTCACGTGAGCATTTCTGGTCAAGAAACGCTTACAGCGGGAGATCTTCAAAAATTCACCTCAGGATTTCAAGTATTGAACACGGACTTGGTTTTGGCGACCATGGATAAGAGCGTCAAAATCGATATGGAGTTGACCATTGAGAAAGGTCGTGGATATGTTCCAGCAGAAGAGAACAAAAAGTCGAATGCGGCTTTGGGTACCATCTTCATGGACAGCATTTACACGCCTATCAAGAATGTTCGCTACAGCATCGAGAACTACCGTGTGGAGCAAAAAACAGACTTTGAAAAGTTATTGATCGAAATCGAAACCGACGGTTCTTTGCATCCTAAAGAGGCTTTGACTGATGCGGCTAAAATCTTGATCCAGCACTTCATGTTGTTCTCTGACGACAAATTCACGTTTGAGGATGAGGAAACAACTGGAGCGGAGGAGTATGACGAAGAGTCTTTGCACATGCGTCAGCTCTTGAAAACCAAGCTGGTTGATTTAGATCTATCGGTTCGTGCTTTGAATTGCTTGAAAGCTGCAGAAGTGGAGACCTTAGGTGAATTGGTGACGTACACCAAGAGTGACTTGATGAAGTTTAGAAATTTCGGAAAGAAAAGCCTCACGGAATTGGACGAGCTCGTTCAATCAAAAGGCCTTGAGTTCGGAATGGACGTTGCGAAATACAAATTGAACAAGGACTGA
- the rpmD gene encoding 50S ribosomal protein L30: MSTIKVKQVRSAINRTKRQKDTMVALGLKKMNQVVEHNDTPQIRGMVAKVSHLVEVID; encoded by the coding sequence ATGAGTACGATCAAAGTAAAACAAGTACGAAGCGCCATCAATCGGACTAAGCGTCAGAAGGATACAATGGTTGCTTTGGGATTGAAAAAGATGAATCAAGTAGTCGAGCACAACGACACTCCTCAGATTCGAGGTATGGTCGCTAAGGTGAGTCACTTGGTTGAAGTTATTGACTAA